Proteins from one Salaquimonas pukyongi genomic window:
- the rplB gene encoding 50S ribosomal protein L2: MALKKFNPITPGTRQLVIVDRSELWKGKPVKTLTEGLSASGGRNNYGRVTSHHRGGGHKRSYRKIDFKRRKWDVEATVERLEYDPNRTAFIALIKYDDGELSYILAPQRIAAGDKVVASASADVKPGNAMPLKAIPVGSIIHAIELKPEKGAQVARSAGAYAQLVGRDGAYSIIRLNSGEQRLVHSNCMATIGAVSNPDNSNTNKGKAGRNRWLGRRPNVRGVAMNPVDHPHGGGEGRTSGGRHPVTPWGKPTKGKKTRTNKTSSKFIMRSRHQRKK; this comes from the coding sequence ATGGCACTCAAGAAGTTCAATCCAATCACGCCTGGCACACGCCAGCTGGTGATTGTCGATCGTTCGGAGTTGTGGAAGGGCAAGCCGGTCAAGACCTTGACCGAAGGCCTTTCAGCTTCCGGCGGCCGCAACAACTATGGCCGGGTGACCTCGCATCATCGCGGCGGCGGCCACAAGCGCAGCTACCGCAAGATCGATTTCAAGCGCCGCAAGTGGGATGTGGAAGCAACCGTCGAGCGCCTCGAATACGATCCCAACCGCACCGCCTTCATCGCGCTGATCAAGTATGACGATGGCGAATTGAGCTATATCCTGGCACCCCAGCGCATTGCCGCCGGCGACAAGGTGGTGGCTTCGGCTTCCGCTGACGTCAAGCCCGGCAACGCCATGCCGCTGAAAGCCATTCCGGTCGGTTCCATCATTCATGCCATCGAGCTGAAGCCGGAAAAAGGCGCCCAGGTTGCCCGCTCCGCAGGCGCATACGCCCAGCTCGTCGGCCGCGACGGTGCCTATTCGATCATCCGTCTTAATTCCGGCGAGCAGCGCCTGGTGCACAGCAATTGCATGGCCACCATCGGCGCGGTTTCCAATCCGGACAACTCCAACACCAACAAGGGCAAGGCAGGCCGCAACCGCTGGCTCGGCCGCCGTCCCAATGTCCGCGGCGTTGCCATGAACCCGGTCGATCACCCCCATGGCGGTGGTGAAGGCCGCACGTCGGGTGGCCGTCATCCGGTTACGCCGTGGGGCAAGCCAACCAAGGGCAAGAAAACCCGGACGAACAAAACGTCCAGCAAGTTCATCATGCGCTCGCGCCATCAGCGCAAGAAGTAA
- the rpsS gene encoding 30S ribosomal protein S19, with the protein MTRSVWKGPFVDGYLLKKADKVREGGRNEVIKTWSRRSTILPQFVGLTFGVYNGQKHIPVNVSEDMVGHKLGEFSPSRTYYGHGADKKAKRK; encoded by the coding sequence GTGACACGTTCAGTCTGGAAAGGCCCGTTTGTGGACGGCTATCTGCTCAAGAAAGCAGACAAGGTCCGTGAAGGCGGCCGCAATGAAGTCATCAAGACCTGGAGCCGCCGCTCCACCATTCTGCCGCAGTTCGTGGGGCTGACCTTTGGCGTCTACAACGGCCAAAAGCACATCCCCGTCAATGTGAGCGAAGACATGGTCGGTCACAAGCTGGGCGAATTCTCCCCGTCGCGGACCTATTACGGTCACGGCGCGGACAAGAAAGCTAAGAGGAAGTAA
- the rplV gene encoding 50S ribosomal protein L22 — MGKPKRERALKDNEARAVARTIRVSPQKLNLVAAMIRGKKVEAALADLTFSRKRIAETVKKTLQSAIANAENNHDLDVDNLVVAEAYVGKSIVLKRFHVRGRGRASRILRPFSNLTIVVREVEEEEAA, encoded by the coding sequence ATGGGCAAGCCGAAGCGCGAACGGGCGCTGAAAGACAACGAGGCCCGGGCTGTCGCCCGCACCATCCGCGTCAGCCCGCAGAAACTCAATCTGGTTGCGGCCATGATCCGCGGCAAGAAGGTCGAAGCGGCACTCGCCGACCTGACCTTCTCGCGCAAGCGTATCGCGGAGACGGTCAAGAAGACCCTGCAGTCCGCAATCGCCAATGCCGAGAACAACCATGACCTCGACGTCGACAATCTGGTTGTCGCCGAGGCCTATGTCGGCAAGTCGATCGTGCTGAAGCGTTTTCACGTGCGTGGCCGCGGCCGTGCCAGCCGCATCCTTCGCCCGTTCTCAAACCTGACCATCGTGGTCCGCGAAGTAGAAGAAGAGGAGGCCGCATAA
- the rpsC gene encoding 30S ribosomal protein S3 — MGQKTNPVGLRLGINRTWDSRWYAESAEYGKLLHEDLKIRKFLEKELQAASVSKIVIERPHKKCRVTIHAARPGIIIGKKGADIEKLRKRVGELTDSEVHINILEVRKPEIDATIIAQSIAQQLERRIAFRRAMKRAVQSAMRLGAQGIRINCSGRLGGAEIARMEWYREGRVPLHTLRADIDYGTAEASTAYGICGVKVWVFKGEILEHDPMASERRATEGAEQGGNRRQNA, encoded by the coding sequence ATGGGTCAGAAGACGAACCCCGTTGGCCTGCGCCTCGGCATCAACCGTACCTGGGATTCCCGCTGGTATGCTGAATCCGCCGAATACGGCAAGCTGCTGCATGAAGACCTGAAGATCCGCAAGTTCCTGGAAAAGGAACTGCAGGCTGCTTCGGTCTCCAAGATTGTCATCGAGCGCCCGCACAAGAAGTGCCGCGTGACAATCCATGCTGCCCGCCCCGGCATCATCATCGGCAAAAAGGGTGCCGATATCGAGAAACTGCGCAAGCGGGTCGGTGAACTCACCGATTCGGAGGTGCACATCAACATCCTGGAAGTGCGCAAGCCGGAAATCGATGCGACCATCATCGCCCAGTCGATCGCCCAGCAGCTTGAGCGGCGCATCGCCTTCCGCCGTGCCATGAAGCGCGCCGTGCAGTCTGCCATGCGCCTTGGCGCCCAAGGCATCCGCATCAACTGTTCGGGCCGTCTTGGCGGCGCCGAGATCGCCCGTATGGAATGGTATCGCGAGGGGCGCGTGCCACTGCACACCCTGCGCGCCGACATCGATTACGGCACTGCCGAAGCATCGACCGCCTACGGTATCTGCGGCGTCAAGGTCTGGGTCTTCAAGGGGGAAATCCTCGAGCATGACCCGATGGCCTCCGAGCGCCGCGCCACCGAGGGCGCAGAACAGGGCGGCAACCGCCGCCAGAACGCATAA